One window from the genome of Micromonospora aurantiaca ATCC 27029 encodes:
- a CDS encoding glucosyl-3-phosphoglycerate synthase, producing MEAWATYRTSTADDWPARRLVRAKGASRVSVVLPARNEEATVGAIVSTVREHLMDRVPLVDELIVVDSRSTDRTAQVARAAGAEVVSQDAMTRGLPRLTGKGDALWAGLAAAEGDVVAFVDADLREFRPHFVTGLLGPLLTDPGVEFVKGFYHRPLVGATSVEPDGGGRVTELMARPLLNLFWPELAGFVQPLAGEYAGRREVLERVPFVTGYGVETAMLIDLLEMVGLDALAQVDLGERKHRHQDTAALGRMSAQIMLTAWSRLQRRGWAAPGVAPTALLTQFRRGGSETLPNLDREIVVNDVSVQERPPLAQMRHRLPRRRVAAA from the coding sequence GTGGAGGCGTGGGCCACGTACCGCACCAGCACCGCCGACGACTGGCCGGCGCGGCGACTGGTACGCGCCAAGGGCGCGAGCCGGGTCAGCGTGGTGCTGCCGGCCCGCAACGAGGAGGCGACGGTCGGCGCGATCGTGTCGACCGTCCGGGAACACCTGATGGACCGTGTGCCGCTCGTCGACGAGCTGATCGTGGTGGACTCCCGGTCCACCGACCGGACCGCGCAGGTGGCGCGCGCCGCCGGCGCCGAGGTGGTCAGCCAGGACGCGATGACGCGCGGGCTGCCCCGCCTGACCGGCAAGGGCGACGCGCTCTGGGCCGGGCTGGCCGCGGCCGAGGGGGACGTGGTCGCGTTCGTCGACGCCGACCTGCGCGAGTTCCGGCCGCATTTCGTGACCGGGCTGCTCGGGCCGCTGCTGACGGATCCGGGCGTGGAGTTCGTGAAGGGCTTCTACCACCGGCCGCTGGTCGGTGCGACGAGTGTGGAGCCCGACGGCGGCGGGCGGGTGACGGAGCTGATGGCCCGGCCGCTGCTGAACCTGTTCTGGCCGGAGCTGGCCGGTTTCGTGCAACCGCTCGCGGGCGAGTACGCCGGCCGCCGCGAGGTGCTGGAGCGGGTGCCGTTCGTCACCGGGTACGGCGTCGAGACGGCCATGCTGATCGACCTGCTGGAGATGGTCGGGCTGGACGCGCTGGCCCAGGTCGACCTGGGTGAGCGCAAGCACCGGCACCAGGACACCGCCGCGCTGGGCCGGATGTCCGCGCAGATCATGCTGACCGCCTGGTCGCGGCTGCAACGACGCGGGTGGGCGGCGCCGGGGGTGGCGCCGACCGCCCTGCTGACCCAGTTCCGCCGGGGCGGCTCGGAGACGCTGCCCAACCTGGACCGCGAGATCGTGGTCAACGACGTGTCGGTGCAGGAACGCCCGCCGCTGGCGCAGATGCGGCACCGCCTTCCCCGCCGCCGGGTGGCGGCCGCGTGA
- the secA2 gene encoding accessory Sec system translocase SecA2: MGVSQRLKTRFRRFLQRPGTTVDLAPLEKLLPAIEAREADLEQLSDAELTEAAGRATGYEEICAIGREAARRGLDQRPYDVQLLGAMALLSGKVAEMATGEGKTLTATVAAYGHVRLGNGPVHVLTVNDYLARRDAEWMTPVYDLLGLTVGWVNEASTPEERRAAYGCDVTYVSVSEAGFDFLRDQLVTDLADRVQPPLKTAIVDEADSILIDEARVPMVLAGAVGGEQDPVHAAAALVRGLRKGKHYTVAEDGRSVAFTSVGLATVEAKLGGIDLYDEEHVGQLSAVNVALHAHALLHRDVDYIVRDDSVELIDEMRGRVAQRRRWPDGLQAAVEAKEGLDATAEGEVLGTITVQAYIALYPTVCGMTATAVLVGDQLREFFGLEVAVIPPNTPCVREDEPDRIYATRAEKEEALVDEITRCHQAGRPVLVGTLDVKESEGLAAALNAAGVSCVVLNAKNDDEEAGIIAEAGAYGAVTVSTQMAGRGVDIRLGGSDQADRDRVAELGGLYVIGSGRHDSRRVDDQLRGRAGRQGDPGGSVFFVSLEDDLVVRHAGDTVPASPRMNADGLVTDPQVDYAVEHAQRVAEGVNHEIHRNTWRYSQVIEQQRKALAERRERLLTSDIAALMLLERVPEKAGEMDEDLLADVARKIALYHLDRLWADHLAELSEVREGVHLRALGRLDPLDEFHRSAVPAFNALVPEIETRTVATFEETEFDEGWEPDSSKLVRPSATWTYLVHDNPFGSELDRLIASVGRRLISGSR; the protein is encoded by the coding sequence ATGGGTGTGTCGCAACGGTTGAAGACCAGGTTCCGCCGGTTCCTCCAGCGCCCGGGGACGACTGTCGACCTGGCGCCGCTGGAGAAGCTGCTGCCGGCGATCGAGGCGCGCGAGGCGGACCTGGAGCAGCTCTCCGACGCCGAGCTGACCGAGGCCGCCGGCCGGGCCACGGGGTACGAGGAGATCTGCGCGATCGGCCGCGAGGCGGCCCGGCGCGGGCTCGACCAGCGCCCCTACGACGTGCAGCTGCTCGGCGCGATGGCGCTGCTGTCCGGCAAGGTCGCCGAGATGGCCACCGGTGAGGGCAAGACGCTCACCGCGACTGTCGCCGCGTACGGGCACGTGCGGCTGGGCAACGGCCCGGTGCACGTGCTCACCGTCAACGACTACCTGGCCCGCCGCGACGCCGAGTGGATGACGCCCGTCTACGACCTGCTCGGGCTGACCGTCGGCTGGGTCAACGAGGCCTCCACGCCCGAGGAGCGGCGCGCCGCGTACGGCTGCGACGTCACGTACGTGTCGGTCAGCGAGGCCGGCTTCGACTTCCTGCGTGACCAGCTCGTCACCGACCTGGCCGACCGGGTGCAGCCGCCGCTGAAGACCGCGATCGTGGACGAGGCCGACTCGATCCTGATCGACGAGGCCCGGGTGCCGATGGTGCTGGCCGGCGCGGTCGGCGGCGAGCAGGACCCGGTGCACGCCGCGGCCGCGCTCGTGCGCGGGCTGCGCAAGGGCAAGCACTACACGGTCGCCGAGGACGGCCGCAGCGTCGCCTTCACCTCGGTCGGCCTGGCCACCGTCGAGGCCAAGCTCGGCGGCATCGACCTGTACGACGAGGAGCACGTCGGGCAGCTCTCCGCGGTGAACGTGGCGCTGCACGCGCACGCCCTGTTGCACCGGGACGTGGACTACATCGTCCGGGACGACTCGGTCGAGCTGATCGACGAGATGCGCGGCCGGGTCGCCCAGCGCCGCCGCTGGCCGGACGGGCTCCAGGCCGCGGTCGAGGCGAAGGAGGGCCTGGACGCCACCGCCGAGGGCGAGGTGCTGGGCACGATCACCGTGCAGGCGTACATCGCGCTCTACCCGACTGTCTGCGGCATGACCGCGACCGCGGTGCTCGTCGGCGACCAGCTCCGCGAGTTCTTCGGCCTCGAGGTCGCGGTGATCCCGCCGAACACCCCCTGCGTCCGCGAGGACGAGCCGGACCGGATCTACGCCACCCGCGCCGAGAAGGAGGAGGCGCTGGTCGACGAGATCACGCGCTGCCACCAGGCGGGGCGGCCGGTGCTGGTCGGCACGCTCGACGTCAAGGAGTCCGAAGGGCTGGCCGCCGCGCTCAACGCCGCCGGCGTCTCCTGCGTGGTCCTCAACGCCAAGAACGACGACGAGGAGGCCGGCATCATCGCGGAGGCCGGCGCGTACGGCGCGGTGACGGTCTCCACCCAGATGGCCGGCCGGGGCGTGGACATCCGGCTGGGCGGCAGCGACCAGGCCGACCGGGACCGGGTGGCGGAACTGGGCGGCCTGTACGTGATCGGCAGCGGCCGGCACGACAGCCGCCGGGTCGACGACCAGCTCCGCGGCCGGGCCGGCCGGCAGGGCGACCCGGGCGGGTCGGTGTTCTTCGTCAGCCTGGAGGACGACCTGGTGGTCCGGCACGCCGGCGACACCGTGCCGGCCTCGCCCCGGATGAACGCCGACGGCCTGGTCACCGACCCGCAGGTCGACTACGCGGTCGAGCACGCCCAGCGCGTCGCCGAGGGCGTCAACCACGAGATCCACCGCAACACGTGGCGCTACAGCCAGGTGATCGAGCAGCAGCGCAAGGCGCTCGCCGAGCGCCGGGAGCGGCTGCTGACCAGCGACATCGCCGCGCTGATGCTGCTGGAGCGGGTGCCGGAGAAGGCCGGCGAGATGGACGAGGACCTGCTCGCCGACGTGGCGCGCAAGATCGCCCTCTATCACCTGGACCGGCTCTGGGCCGACCACCTGGCCGAGCTGTCCGAGGTGCGCGAGGGCGTGCACCTGCGGGCGCTGGGCCGGCTCGACCCGCTCGACGAGTTCCACCGCAGCGCGGTGCCGGCGTTCAACGCGCTGGTGCCCGAGATCGAGACGCGGACCGTGGCCACGTTCGAGGAGACCGAGTTCGACGAGGGCTGGGAGCCGGACTCGTCGAAGCTGGTGCGCCCGAGCGCCACCTGGACGTACCTGGTGCACGACAACCCGTTCGGCTCGGAGCTGGACCGGCTGATCGCCTCGGTGGGCCGGCGGCTCATCTCCGGGTCGCGCTGA
- a CDS encoding zinc-dependent alcohol dehydrogenase yields MRDRVVVVGGPGRVELAELDAPELREGTFRVETLYSGVSAGTELSFVKGTNPYLHVTWDAALGLFRPGGASTPYPVTRLGYMQVGRVVESRTPAVAVGEVGAMTYGHRSGWVADPLTERFVPLPDDLDPLLGVYVAHMGPICANGLLHAAADLCGADVRTLGDGVRGRRVAVVGGGVVALLTALFARRHGAASVVVVDPTPARRQVAEALGLDTLDPDADDPAVVLKTRWNHAAGDRGADVVFQCRGQDWALQLALRLLRPQGTVVDLAFYQGGADAVRLGEEFHHNGLSLRCAQIGRVPRGLAPTWDRERLSAETVELLRQYGDVIRKHLISAVVPLDEAPALLTDLADRRRTELQVVLTP; encoded by the coding sequence ATGCGTGACCGGGTGGTGGTGGTCGGCGGTCCCGGCCGGGTCGAGCTGGCCGAACTGGACGCGCCGGAGCTGCGCGAGGGCACGTTCCGGGTGGAGACGCTCTACAGCGGCGTCTCGGCCGGCACCGAACTGAGCTTCGTCAAGGGCACCAACCCCTACCTGCACGTCACCTGGGACGCCGCGCTCGGGCTGTTTCGGCCCGGCGGGGCGAGCACGCCGTACCCGGTCACCCGGCTCGGCTACATGCAGGTCGGGCGCGTGGTGGAGAGCCGGACCCCGGCCGTCGCGGTGGGCGAGGTCGGCGCCATGACGTACGGCCACCGCAGCGGCTGGGTCGCCGACCCGCTCACCGAGCGGTTCGTGCCGCTGCCCGACGACCTTGATCCGCTGCTCGGCGTGTACGTCGCGCACATGGGCCCGATCTGCGCCAACGGGCTGCTGCACGCCGCGGCCGACCTGTGCGGCGCCGACGTGCGCACGCTGGGCGACGGCGTACGCGGCCGCCGGGTGGCCGTGGTGGGTGGCGGCGTGGTGGCGCTGCTGACCGCCCTGTTCGCCCGCAGGCACGGCGCCGCCTCGGTGGTCGTGGTCGACCCGACGCCGGCCCGGCGGCAGGTCGCCGAGGCGCTCGGCCTGGACACGCTCGACCCGGACGCGGACGACCCGGCGGTGGTGCTCAAGACGCGGTGGAACCACGCCGCCGGGGACCGGGGCGCCGACGTGGTCTTCCAGTGCCGGGGCCAGGACTGGGCGTTGCAGCTCGCGCTGCGCCTGCTGCGCCCGCAGGGCACCGTGGTCGACCTGGCGTTCTACCAGGGCGGCGCGGACGCGGTCCGGCTCGGTGAGGAGTTCCACCACAACGGGCTGTCGCTGCGCTGCGCGCAGATCGGCCGGGTGCCGCGCGGGCTGGCCCCCACCTGGGACCGGGAGCGGCTGTCGGCGGAGACGGTGGAGCTGCTGCGCCAGTACGGGGACGTGATCCGTAAGCACCTGATCTCCGCAGTGGTCCCGCTGGACGAGGCCCCGGCCCTGCTGACCGACCTGGCCGACCGCCGCCGCACAGAACTCCAGGTGGTCCTCACCCCCTGA
- a CDS encoding Gfo/Idh/MocA family protein — protein sequence MRTCRVGLVGAGGVAQRHARVLTGFEDVELLGVTDVAPDAAGALAGTYGGRVFRDVDELLAAGPDAVYVCVPPFAHGPVEEAVVAAGVPMFVEKPVALDLETAERVAALVQQQGLLTGVGHHWRYLHVVEEARRLLAGRPVRMINGAWLDKVPPVAWWARRDRSGGPVVEQAAHVLDLVRLLAGEAVEVTAYGDGTPPPVDGADIDSVTAATLRFGSGAVGTLAASCVLGWKHRAGVEILADGLALWLAEDGLTVRDADGERHVPADPDGARVAVDRAFVDAVCGLGDDVRVPYAEALRTHRLALAVAESARTGRPVALPTGPASRLSAPVADAGVSVDA from the coding sequence ATGCGTACCTGCCGGGTGGGACTAGTCGGAGCCGGTGGGGTGGCACAACGCCACGCCCGGGTGCTCACGGGCTTCGAGGACGTGGAGCTGCTCGGTGTGACGGACGTCGCGCCGGACGCGGCGGGGGCGCTCGCCGGCACGTACGGCGGCCGGGTGTTCCGCGACGTGGACGAGCTGCTCGCGGCCGGGCCGGACGCGGTGTACGTCTGCGTGCCGCCGTTCGCGCACGGCCCGGTCGAGGAGGCGGTGGTCGCCGCCGGGGTGCCGATGTTCGTGGAGAAGCCGGTGGCGCTGGACCTGGAGACCGCCGAGCGGGTCGCCGCGCTGGTGCAGCAGCAGGGGCTGCTCACCGGCGTCGGGCACCACTGGCGTTACCTGCACGTCGTGGAGGAGGCGCGGCGGCTGCTCGCCGGCCGTCCGGTGCGGATGATCAACGGTGCCTGGCTGGACAAGGTGCCGCCGGTGGCCTGGTGGGCGCGGCGGGACCGCTCCGGCGGCCCGGTGGTCGAGCAGGCCGCGCACGTGCTGGACCTGGTCCGGCTGCTGGCCGGTGAGGCGGTCGAGGTGACCGCGTACGGCGACGGCACCCCGCCGCCGGTCGACGGCGCCGACATCGATTCGGTGACCGCCGCCACGCTGCGGTTCGGCTCCGGCGCGGTCGGCACGCTCGCCGCGTCCTGCGTGCTCGGCTGGAAGCACCGGGCCGGCGTGGAGATCCTCGCCGACGGGCTGGCGCTGTGGCTGGCCGAGGACGGCCTGACCGTGCGTGACGCCGACGGCGAGCGGCACGTTCCCGCCGACCCGGACGGCGCGCGGGTAGCAGTCGACCGGGCCTTCGTCGACGCCGTCTGCGGCCTCGGCGACGACGTCCGGGTGCCGTACGCGGAGGCGCTGCGCACCCACCGGCTCGCGCTGGCGGTGGCCGAGTCGGCGCGTACCGGACGGCCGGTGGCGTTGCCGACCGGGCCGGCGTCCCGACTCTCCGCGCCGGTCGCGGACGCGGGGGTGAGCGTCGATGCGTGA